In Oryza brachyantha chromosome 2, ObraRS2, whole genome shotgun sequence, a single window of DNA contains:
- the LOC102705599 gene encoding 26S proteasome regulatory subunit 6A homolog: MSSPPPPAAMAVDDAEDDQLASMSTEDIVRASRLLDNEIRVLKDELQRTNLELESYKEKIKENQEKIKLNKQLPYLVGNIVEILEMNPEDEAEEDGANIDLDSQRKGKCVVLKTSTRQTIFLPVIGLVDPEKLKPGDLVGVNKDSYLILDTLPSEYDSRVKAMEVDEKPTEDYNDIGGLEKQIQELVEAIVLPMTHKDRFQKLGIRPPKGVLLYGPPGTGKTLMARACAAQTNATFLKLAGPQLVQMFIGDGAKLVRDAFQLAKEKAPCIIFIDEIDAIGTKRFDSEVSGDREVQRTMLELLNQLDGFSSDERIKVIAATNRADILDPALMRSGRLDRKIEFPHPSEEARARILQIHSRKMNVNPDVNFEELARSTDDFNGAQLKAVCVEAGMLALRRDATEVTHEDFNEGIIQVQAKKKSSLNYYA, translated from the exons atgtcgtcgccgccgccgcccgccgcgatggccgtcgacgacgcggaGGACGACCAGCTCGCCTCCATGTCCACGGAGGACATCGTCAGGGCATCCCGCCTACTCGACAACGAGATCCGCGTCCTCAAG GATGAGCTGCAGCGGACGAACCTGGAGCTGGAATCCTACAAGGAGAAGATCAAGGAGAACCAGGAGAAGATCAAACTCAACAAGCAGCTGCCGTACCTCGTCGGCAACATTGTCGAG ATATTGGAAATGAACCCTGAGGATGAGGCTGAAGAGGATGGCGCAAACATTGATCTGGATTcacaaaggaaaggaaaatgtGTTGTTTTGAAGACATCCACAAGACAA ACAATATTCCTTCCTGTAATTGGTCTAGTCGACCCTGAAAAGCTCAAGCCTGGTGATTTGGTTGGAGTAAACAAAGACAGCTACTTGATACTAGACACACTACCATCAGAGTATGATTCCCGGGTGAAGGCAATGGAGGTAGATGAAAAGCCTACAGAGGATTACAATGACATTGGTGGCCTTGAGAAACAG ATTCAAGAGCTTGTTGAAGCAATAGTGTTGCCCATGACTCACAAGGACCGGTTTCAGAAGTTGGGAATTCGCCCTCCAAAAGGTGTTCTTCTGTATGGACCGCCTGGGACTGGAAAGACCCTAATGGCTCGTGCATGTGCTGCTCAAACTAACGCCACATTTCTGAAGCTAGCTGGTCCACAGCTTGTCCAG ATGTTCATTGGTGATGGTGCAAAGCTTGTCCGTGATGCCTTTCAGCTTGCAAAGGAGAAAGCCccctgcattatttttattgatgaaaTTGACGCAATTGGAACAAAGCGTTTTGATAG TGAAGTTAGTGGTGACAGAGAAGTGCAACGCACAATGCTTGAGTTGCTGAATCAGCTAGATGGATTCAGTAGTGATGAGAGGATAAAG GTGATAGCTGCAACTAATCGTGCGGACATTCTTGATCCTGCTTTGATGAGGTCTGGTCGTCTTGACCGAAAAATCGAGTTCCCTCATCCATCAGAAGAAGCACGAGCTAGAATCTTGCAA ATTCATTCAAGAAAAATGAATGTTAACCCAGATGTCAACTTTGAAGAGTTGGCACGATCTACAGATGACTTCAATGGTGCACAACTGAAGGCCGTTTGCGTAGAAGCAGGCATGCTTGCCCTACGCCGAGATGCTACAGAG GTGACACACGAAGATTTCAATGAAGGTATCATACAAGTGCAAGCGAAAAAGAAGTCCAGCTTAAATTATTACGCTTAA